The Brachyspira aalborgi genome has a segment encoding these proteins:
- a CDS encoding peptide ABC transporter substrate-binding protein, producing MTYKFFTKTLILLMLLSSCNNIKENKKEIKDEITVNLEYELKTIDPTLNSSSYGFIYINHAFEGLLNKDTNNNIIEGVANKWEISKDNLVYTFHLRDNAKWSDGKKVTAGDFLYSFRRAVNPETASPMSYLMEYIKNAKDITKGLKSVESLGVIAADENTLIIELEAPTLYFLDIVASGGIYVPVREDIIETYGDDWTWKAETYIGNGAYKMVERKPDELIAFEINTNYWDYKNQVAKRINFVLMADEYIALNSVRTGDVDFSITAPPIGEIENLIKDGLMAVSDIIGCYYIDVNTKDKALSDKRVRKALSLAIDRNYIARNIGHGKLIATGGFVPPVVKGLNKSFREESGDYIDINNYAKNIEEAKRLMAEAGYPNGENFPTIELNVGAGFYTTVMEAVQDMWKKNLNVDLRLRTVESKISLPLREAGNYQMVRASWTGDYNDPLTMLQIMTSDSDFNYGGFSNERYDNLIEYARTSIDAEKRMEALREAEAILFDEVPIIPFIYRTDFLVVSPKLKNYTDEPLGRYKFNYAYIEK from the coding sequence ATGACTTACAAATTTTTTACAAAAACTTTGATATTGTTGATGTTGCTCTCGTCTTGCAATAATATTAAAGAAAACAAAAAAGAGATTAAAGATGAGATAACGGTAAACTTGGAGTATGAATTAAAAACCATAGACCCAACTTTAAATAGTAGTTCTTACGGTTTTATATATATTAATCATGCTTTTGAAGGTTTGCTAAATAAAGACACGAATAATAATATAATCGAAGGAGTCGCAAATAAATGGGAGATAAGTAAAGACAATTTAGTTTATACTTTTCATTTAAGAGATAATGCAAAATGGAGCGATGGCAAAAAAGTGACCGCGGGAGATTTTTTATATTCTTTCAGAAGAGCGGTTAATCCAGAAACTGCATCGCCAATGTCTTATTTAATGGAATATATAAAAAACGCTAAAGATATAACTAAAGGATTAAAATCGGTTGAATCTTTAGGAGTTATCGCTGCAGACGAAAATACTTTAATAATAGAGTTGGAAGCTCCTACTTTATATTTTTTAGATATAGTCGCTTCAGGCGGAATATATGTTCCCGTTAGAGAAGATATTATAGAAACCTACGGAGACGATTGGACTTGGAAAGCAGAAACTTATATTGGAAACGGCGCTTATAAAATGGTTGAAAGAAAACCTGACGAGTTAATCGCTTTTGAAATAAATACTAATTATTGGGATTATAAGAATCAAGTCGCTAAAAGAATAAATTTCGTTTTAATGGCTGACGAATATATAGCTTTAAATTCCGTTAGAACGGGAGATGTAGATTTTTCTATAACCGCTCCGCCGATTGGCGAGATTGAAAATTTAATTAAAGACGGACTTATGGCGGTAAGCGATATTATAGGCTGTTATTATATCGATGTTAATACTAAAGACAAAGCTTTATCCGACAAAAGAGTGAGAAAAGCTTTATCTCTTGCGATAGATAGAAATTATATAGCAAGAAATATCGGACATGGAAAATTAATCGCGACTGGCGGATTCGTTCCTCCTGTTGTAAAAGGTTTAAATAAATCTTTTAGAGAAGAGAGCGGAGATTATATAGACATTAATAATTATGCAAAAAATATTGAAGAAGCAAAAAGATTAATGGCGGAAGCTGGATATCCAAACGGAGAAAATTTTCCTACTATAGAATTAAATGTCGGAGCTGGATTTTATACTACGGTAATGGAAGCCGTGCAGGATATGTGGAAAAAGAATTTAAATGTTGATTTGAGATTAAGAACGGTTGAGTCAAAGATAAGTTTGCCTTTAAGAGAAGCTGGAAATTATCAAATGGTTAGAGCAAGTTGGACGGGAGATTATAACGACCCTTTGACAATGCTTCAAATAATGACAAGCGATAGCGATTTTAATTACGGCGGATTTTCAAACGAAAGATACGACAATTTAATAGAATATGCTCGAACTTCAATAGATGCCGAAAAGAGAATGGAAGCGTTGAGAGAAGCCGAAGCTATATTATTTGACGAAGTTCCAATTATTCCTTTTATATACAGAACGGATTTTTTGGTTGTTAGTCCGAAACTTAAAAATTATACTGACGAGCCTTTGGGAAGATATAAATTTAATTACGCTTATATTGAGAAGTAA
- a CDS encoding NAD(+)/NADH kinase, with translation MNKNKSENNKSVGIIINTLRGNPASILSKVKAILKKHCIETVIIDYDISSRQNINKAGKILKNVSMLISIGGDGTLLSALKIAIKYNISVLPIYNGSLGFISEIPPDEAYFILEEYLNNKKSLYEIESRTLLEVKLSQKKINKNSKIKKYLAVNELVLGKCDGRAIYIDVSIENKMVSSIVGDGVVIATPTGSTAYALSAGGPVLAPTIDAISFVPIAPHSLTFRPLVIPKGDTIQLELSKKSFKAMITIDGYDICKFDKNDILKAQISEKHCYIFQSAKRLFYDILRNKLKWGR, from the coding sequence ATGAATAAAAATAAATCTGAAAATAATAAATCGGTAGGAATAATAATCAACACTTTAAGAGGAAATCCCGCTTCTATACTTTCAAAAGTTAAAGCTATACTTAAAAAGCATTGCATTGAAACTGTGATAATAGATTATGATATATCTTCGCGTCAAAATATAAATAAAGCGGGAAAAATATTAAAAAATGTTTCTATGCTTATTTCAATCGGCGGAGACGGAACTTTACTCTCGGCTTTAAAAATTGCAATAAAATATAATATTTCTGTTTTGCCAATTTATAACGGAAGTTTGGGTTTTATATCCGAAATTCCTCCCGACGAAGCTTATTTTATATTGGAAGAATATTTAAATAATAAAAAAAGTTTATACGAAATAGAATCAAGAACTTTACTTGAAGTAAAATTATCTCAAAAAAAAATAAATAAAAATTCTAAAATAAAAAAATATTTAGCGGTAAACGAACTTGTATTAGGCAAATGCGATGGAAGAGCGATTTATATCGATGTTAGCATAGAAAATAAAATGGTTTCTTCGATAGTTGGAGACGGAGTTGTTATAGCGACTCCAACAGGTTCTACGGCATACGCTTTAAGTGCGGGCGGTCCCGTTCTTGCGCCGACTATAGATGCAATTTCTTTTGTTCCTATAGCGCCGCATTCTTTAACTTTTCGTCCTCTTGTTATTCCGAAAGGAGATACTATACAATTAGAACTTTCAAAAAAATCTTTTAAGGCTATGATTACAATAGACGGATACGATATTTGCAAATTCGACAAAAACGATATTTTAAAAGCTCAAATTAGCGAAAAACATTGTTATATATTTCAAAGCGCAAAAAGATTATTTTACGATATTCTTCGCAATAAACTTAAATGGGGAAGATAA
- a CDS encoding cell surface protein, protein MNTIKKYFLTAIAILTIASAQVFAMYGVDTDWIDFLTDGNQFRARLETLGFVLGNDTIKGTFGFDNGAGGTLGALVSQNSNPNWYDFVPHTSIGIGYTSSLISVGLGYTLSFGEKFSKYNGSANPKTVVATGHTPVLVLNALDNAFRMAIPIQVVSINDKTSAGIKQNLTATKLNSEFRYYTGNDILTQVRLYFNYAYFSMKNGSAETKYETLGFDFRLYFGAIVEDVELEPFIKIVYDTSLNKHLPTDYLNFDIIENLKSEGSFSQAVLEAGQYTAGRNDFDKNAWKLTLMPALGLSAGSDIVSLYLEPSLGLDIAGALNNGDKDTYSLAWNVYGEISVTPIQNLEWYFEAELGDNADETEKVLNFNATTGITWYLPAL, encoded by the coding sequence ATGAATACAATAAAAAAATATTTTTTAACGGCTATAGCAATATTGACTATAGCAAGCGCTCAAGTATTTGCTATGTATGGAGTAGATACGGATTGGATTGACTTCTTAACGGACGGCAATCAATTTAGAGCGAGACTTGAAACTTTAGGTTTTGTTTTAGGAAACGATACTATTAAAGGAACTTTCGGTTTTGATAATGGAGCGGGAGGAACTTTAGGAGCTTTAGTTTCTCAAAATTCAAATCCTAATTGGTATGATTTCGTTCCTCATACTTCTATAGGAATAGGTTATACTTCTTCTTTAATAAGCGTTGGTTTAGGTTATACTTTAAGTTTTGGAGAAAAATTTTCAAAATATAACGGAAGCGCAAATCCTAAAACCGTTGTGGCTACAGGACATACTCCCGTTTTAGTTTTGAACGCTTTGGATAACGCTTTTAGAATGGCTATTCCTATTCAAGTGGTTTCTATAAACGATAAAACATCTGCAGGTATTAAACAAAATTTAACTGCAACAAAACTTAATTCAGAATTCAGATATTACACGGGAAACGATATATTAACGCAAGTGAGATTATACTTTAACTATGCATACTTTTCTATGAAAAATGGCAGTGCCGAAACTAAATACGAAACTTTGGGGTTCGACTTCAGACTTTATTTTGGCGCTATTGTTGAAGATGTTGAACTCGAGCCTTTCATTAAAATCGTTTACGATACTAGTTTAAATAAACATCTTCCAACAGACTATCTTAATTTTGATATTATTGAAAATCTTAAATCAGAAGGTAGTTTCAGTCAGGCGGTTTTGGAAGCAGGACAATACACAGCTGGACGAAATGATTTTGATAAAAACGCTTGGAAACTAACTTTAATGCCAGCTTTAGGATTAAGCGCAGGTTCGGATATAGTATCGCTTTATTTAGAGCCTTCTTTGGGATTGGATATCGCAGGCGCTTTAAATAATGGTGATAAAGATACATATTCTTTAGCTTGGAATGTTTACGGAGAAATTAGCGTTACTCCAATCCAAAATTTAGAATGGTATTTTGAAGCGGAATTGGGAGATAATGCGGACGAAACAGAAAAAGTTTTAAACTTTAACGCCACTACGGGAATAACTTGGTATTTGCCAGCGCTTTAA
- a CDS encoding methyltransferase domain-containing protein, with the protein MIKLPNKEIKEIYNEKFYNNQSDSSYKSAKIILPILFNHYKPNSIIDVGCGIGTWLKAAKELGINKFFGIDGNEIEEDFLLVSRKYIKIDNLETHKNINNEKYDLAISVEVAEHLHNNCSVHFVETLTSYSDVVLFSAAIPYQEGEHHINCNPPQFWVDIFKKYGYDCYDFRNDLMNMWEKVCPWYSQNILLFAKEKYRNTFIKFNLTEKPIFYYHPYFVNDIINSLVNNKNYELEKLKLNCNWFNIFGISNNSEYLRITLFGIKIIIKINEKNINKLAWWIPIRKWRDEFRNKFKI; encoded by the coding sequence ATGATTAAACTTCCGAATAAAGAAATAAAAGAAATATATAATGAGAAATTTTATAATAATCAGTCAGATAGTAGTTATAAATCGGCTAAAATTATACTTCCAATTCTTTTTAATCATTATAAACCTAATTCTATTATAGATGTAGGTTGCGGTATTGGAACATGGTTAAAAGCTGCTAAAGAACTTGGAATTAATAAATTTTTTGGCATAGACGGAAATGAAATTGAAGAAGATTTTTTACTTGTGAGTAGAAAATATATTAAAATAGATAATTTAGAAACTCATAAAAATATTAATAATGAAAAATATGATTTAGCAATATCCGTAGAAGTTGCCGAACATTTGCATAATAATTGTTCTGTTCATTTTGTGGAAACTTTAACAAGTTATAGCGATGTAGTTTTATTTTCGGCGGCTATTCCTTATCAAGAAGGAGAGCATCATATAAATTGTAATCCTCCTCAATTTTGGGTTGATATTTTTAAAAAATATGGTTATGATTGTTATGATTTTAGAAACGATTTAATGAATATGTGGGAAAAAGTTTGTCCTTGGTATTCTCAAAATATACTTTTATTTGCAAAAGAAAAATATCGTAATACATTTATTAAGTTTAATTTAACGGAAAAGCCTATATTTTATTATCATCCTTATTTTGTAAACGATATTATTAATTCTTTAGTTAATAATAAAAATTACGAATTAGAAAAGTTAAAATTAAATTGTAATTGGTTTAATATCTTTGGAATATCAAATAATAGCGAATATTTAAGAATAACTTTATTTGGAATAAAAATAATTATAAAGATTAATGAAAAGAATATTAATAAGTTGGCTTGGTGGATACCGATTAGAAAGTGGAGAGATGAATTTAGAAATAAATTTAAAATATAA
- the leuS gene encoding leucine--tRNA ligase produces the protein MEYNFTTIEKKWQKYWKENGSFKTVSKPNNKKYYVLEMFPYPSGKMHMGHVSNYTIADSIARYYKLLGYDILHPMGWDAFGMPAENAAIDNKTHPAEWTLKNIENMRNQLNLLGYSYDWDREVTTCLPDYYKWGQWFILKMFEKGLLYRKGGEVNYCEHCNTVLANEQVSPEGTCWRCDNEITKKKLEQWYIKVTDYAEQLDADLKLLEGNWPDNVIAMQKNWIGKSVGANINFKLDDGKDFPIFTTRPDTIYGVTYMAIAWNYEGLLDICAEENKKAVEEFIKKSAKIDQKADYEKEGVFTGRFVINPFNNEKAPLYAANFVLAEYGSGAVMSVPAHDQRDFEFAKKYNIPIKVVIQNEDNSINAENMTEAYIEDGKVVNSDILNGLYTKEAIKKAIEYASEKGFGKEQVQYKLRDWLISRQRYWGNPLPFVHCKKCGIVPVKESDLPITLPMDIEFTVGENPLKKSDSFVNTTCPKCGGKAKRETDTMDTFTCSSWYYARYTDAHNDKAPFNSDIANAWIPIDQYIGGIEHACMHLLYSRFWFKFMRDIGLVKEDEPFKRLLTQGMVLSNSYESKKLKKFYTQEEINNKEYEKDGINKDDIIIKMEKMSKSKANGVDPAEIIELFGADAVRIFVMFVSPPEKDKEWSDDGVKGSARFLNRIWNLFIKYKDENKKTFDYNNLSKEAKSLYRKYHKTIKKVTIDIKDRFHFNTAIASLMELLNDMSALKVNSEEEYSMFREIIKGYLILLNPIAPHITEELFELLKFGNTILNETWINHNEEYCKDETFELVFQVNGKIRDRIEADINISEEDAKKSALESEKVKPFIEGKNIIKVVYVKSRLVNIVVK, from the coding sequence ATGGAATATAATTTTACTACTATTGAAAAAAAATGGCAAAAATATTGGAAAGAAAATGGCTCTTTCAAAACAGTCTCAAAACCTAATAATAAAAAATATTATGTTTTAGAAATGTTTCCTTATCCTTCGGGTAAAATGCATATGGGACATGTTTCAAATTATACAATAGCCGACTCTATAGCGCGATACTATAAACTTTTAGGCTACGATATTTTGCATCCTATGGGTTGGGACGCTTTCGGTATGCCTGCAGAAAATGCGGCTATAGACAATAAAACTCATCCTGCAGAATGGACTTTAAAAAATATAGAAAATATGCGAAATCAATTAAATCTTCTTGGCTATTCTTACGATTGGGATAGAGAGGTTACTACTTGTTTACCCGATTATTATAAATGGGGACAATGGTTTATATTAAAAATGTTTGAAAAAGGACTTCTTTATAGAAAAGGCGGCGAAGTTAATTATTGCGAACATTGTAATACGGTTTTAGCAAACGAACAGGTTTCACCCGAAGGAACTTGTTGGAGATGCGATAATGAAATTACAAAAAAGAAATTAGAACAATGGTATATAAAAGTTACCGATTATGCCGAACAATTGGATGCGGATTTAAAATTACTTGAAGGAAATTGGCCCGACAATGTTATAGCGATGCAAAAAAATTGGATAGGCAAAAGCGTTGGAGCGAATATCAATTTTAAATTGGATGATGGCAAAGATTTTCCAATATTTACTACAAGACCAGACACGATTTACGGCGTCACTTATATGGCAATCGCTTGGAATTATGAAGGACTTTTAGATATATGCGCCGAAGAAAATAAAAAAGCGGTTGAAGAGTTTATTAAAAAATCTGCAAAAATAGACCAAAAAGCCGATTACGAAAAAGAAGGCGTTTTTACGGGAAGATTTGTTATAAATCCTTTTAATAATGAAAAAGCGCCTTTATACGCGGCAAATTTCGTTTTAGCCGAATACGGAAGCGGAGCTGTTATGTCCGTTCCAGCTCATGACCAGAGAGACTTTGAATTTGCAAAAAAATATAATATACCGATAAAAGTCGTTATTCAAAACGAAGATAATTCTATTAATGCGGAAAATATGACAGAAGCGTATATTGAAGACGGAAAAGTTGTAAACTCCGATATATTAAACGGATTGTATACAAAAGAAGCGATTAAAAAAGCTATAGAATACGCGTCAGAAAAAGGTTTTGGAAAAGAACAAGTGCAATATAAATTAAGAGATTGGTTAATCTCAAGACAGAGATATTGGGGAAATCCTTTGCCTTTCGTTCATTGTAAAAAATGCGGAATAGTTCCCGTTAAAGAATCCGATTTGCCTATAACTCTTCCTATGGATATAGAATTTACCGTTGGAGAAAATCCTCTTAAAAAATCCGATTCGTTTGTCAATACAACTTGTCCGAAATGCGGAGGAAAAGCAAAAAGAGAAACCGACACTATGGATACTTTTACTTGCAGTTCTTGGTATTATGCAAGATATACTGACGCTCATAACGATAAAGCGCCTTTCAATTCCGATATTGCAAACGCTTGGATTCCGATAGACCAATATATTGGAGGAATTGAACATGCATGCATGCATTTATTATATTCAAGATTTTGGTTTAAATTTATGCGAGATATCGGGCTTGTTAAAGAAGACGAACCTTTTAAGAGATTATTAACTCAAGGAATGGTTTTATCAAATAGTTATGAATCGAAAAAATTAAAAAAATTCTACACTCAAGAAGAAATAAATAATAAAGAGTATGAGAAAGACGGAATAAATAAAGACGATATAATAATAAAAATGGAGAAAATGTCAAAGTCGAAAGCGAACGGAGTCGACCCTGCAGAAATTATAGAATTATTCGGAGCGGATGCCGTTAGAATTTTCGTTATGTTTGTTTCGCCACCTGAAAAAGATAAAGAATGGAGCGATGACGGAGTTAAAGGTTCGGCGAGATTTTTGAATAGAATTTGGAATTTGTTTATTAAATATAAAGACGAAAATAAAAAAACTTTCGATTATAATAATCTTTCAAAAGAGGCTAAAAGTTTGTATAGAAAATATCATAAAACAATAAAAAAAGTGACGATTGATATAAAAGACAGATTTCATTTTAATACGGCTATAGCTTCGTTAATGGAACTTCTAAACGATATGAGCGCGTTAAAAGTAAACTCTGAAGAAGAATATTCAATGTTTAGAGAAATCATAAAAGGATATTTAATTTTACTTAATCCGATAGCTCCGCATATAACGGAAGAGCTTTTTGAACTCTTAAAATTTGGAAATACTATTTTAAACGAAACTTGGATTAATCATAATGAAGAATATTGCAAGGACGAAACTTTTGAGCTTGTTTTTCAAGTAAACGGAAAAATCAGAGACAGAATCGAAGCGGATATTAATATTTCGGAAGAAGACGCTAAAAAATCGGCGCTTGAAAGCGAGAAAGTAAAACCGTTTATAGAAGGAAAGAATATTATTAAAGTCGTTTATGTTAAAAGTAGGCTTGTTAATATTGTGGTAAAATAA
- the nifS gene encoding cysteine desulfurase NifS, producing MENKKLIYMDNNATTRVYEEVLEAMLPYFKEKYFNPSSMYSVAGGVHKEMEKAREQVADFLGCEKVEICFVSCGSEGDNMAIRGTIEAYPTKNHIITTKVEHPAVIETCKSLERLGYRITLLDVDNDGNINLEELKKSVNENTAIVSIMYANNETGVIFPIKEIGEIVKSAGAVLHVDAVQAAGKLPLNMKNEPYIDMLTIAGHKIHAPKGIGALYIKNGTKLRTVQTGGHQERGRRAGTENVPYIVGLGKACSMVKSELPKFNEHTSKLRDKLEEEVSKRINDIKINGKNANRVSNTTNISFKNIEGESVLLLLDGYGICTSSGSACSSGTLEPSPVLQSMGVPFEYAHSSTRFSLSLDNTMEEINYTADALEKIVSRLRDISPYRN from the coding sequence ATGGAAAATAAAAAATTAATATATATGGATAATAACGCCACAACGAGAGTATATGAAGAAGTTTTGGAGGCAATGCTTCCATATTTTAAAGAAAAATATTTTAATCCTTCAAGTATGTATAGCGTTGCGGGCGGAGTTCATAAAGAGATGGAAAAAGCGAGAGAACAAGTAGCAGATTTTTTAGGATGCGAAAAGGTTGAAATATGTTTTGTCTCTTGCGGAAGCGAGGGCGATAATATGGCTATAAGAGGAACTATTGAAGCGTATCCGACTAAAAACCATATTATAACTACAAAAGTGGAGCATCCCGCTGTTATTGAAACTTGCAAATCTTTGGAAAGATTAGGCTATAGAATAACTCTTTTAGATGTCGATAACGATGGCAATATAAACTTGGAAGAATTAAAAAAATCCGTAAACGAAAACACGGCGATTGTTTCGATAATGTATGCCAATAACGAGACGGGAGTTATTTTTCCGATTAAAGAAATTGGCGAGATAGTAAAAAGTGCGGGAGCGGTTTTGCATGTTGACGCCGTTCAAGCGGCTGGCAAACTTCCTCTTAACATGAAAAATGAGCCTTATATAGATATGCTTACAATAGCGGGACATAAAATACATGCCCCAAAAGGAATAGGCGCGTTATATATAAAAAACGGCACTAAATTAAGAACCGTGCAAACGGGAGGACATCAGGAAAGAGGACGAAGAGCTGGGACGGAAAATGTTCCTTATATTGTAGGACTTGGAAAAGCATGTTCTATGGTAAAATCGGAACTTCCAAAGTTTAACGAGCATACTTCAAAATTGAGAGATAAACTTGAAGAAGAAGTTTCAAAAAGAATAAACGATATAAAAATAAACGGAAAAAACGCGAATAGAGTAAGCAATACGACAAATATAAGTTTCAAAAATATTGAAGGAGAGTCGGTTTTATTATTGCTTGACGGCTATGGAATATGCACTTCGAGCGGAAGCGCATGTTCTTCAGGTACTTTAGAGCCTTCGCCCGTTTTGCAATCTATGGGAGTTCCTTTTGAATACGCTCATAGTTCGACAAGGTTTTCTCTTTCTTTAGATAACACTATGGAAGAGATAAATTATACTGCGGACGCTTTAGAAAAAATAGTTTCGAGATTAAGGGATATTTCGCCTTATAGAAATTAA
- a CDS encoding (2Fe-2S)-binding protein has protein sequence MADDKKLCFCMGVTENEVRDAIISNKLKTVEEVSDITKAGTGCGGCKESIQQLLDEINK, from the coding sequence ATGGCTGATGACAAAAAATTATGTTTTTGCATGGGAGTAACGGAAAACGAAGTTAGAGACGCTATAATTTCTAACAAATTAAAAACTGTTGAAGAGGTTAGCGATATTACCAAAGCGGGAACGGGTTGCGGCGGTTGTAAAGAAAGCATTCAGCAGCTTTTAGACGAAATAAATAAATAA
- a CDS encoding MFS transporter translates to MIILIYSLPFILYLCSGIFSTVLVINLSYSGESAFFISLLAVFYGMGMMVCAGIFSKLKISKKFYPKLLYIEACMQAIISFLCIFFMNWQIALLYSFFYGANVTIFFVCFQSLLDSISKDLPIRISVGLFIFSWTFGLAIGPIISGLIYELNPNIGFIIVILMSILMFILFYMSRHLHLKNNKHKWEEAFTRAPRYKVYIGWLILFVGASVLHTLRFMFIDYGIKEIGLSKELASFLSGSLAGFMAIGSLISAFYIKFLERKRVFIIIGLLTPIALSIILITNNSYLLLMSFLFLGLVSGFGYFFGLYYALADQENSTSNVVVNEALTGIAALIMPFIFGYIASNLSYFMAFLFMMIISLICYTIAIYTMWQKKRTAMLKEKFNNLVNRIDDNYRNK, encoded by the coding sequence ATGATAATTTTAATTTATTCTTTGCCGTTTATTCTTTATTTGTGTTCGGGTATATTTAGCACGGTTTTAGTTATAAATTTATCGTATAGTGGAGAGAGCGCATTTTTTATATCTCTTTTAGCCGTATTTTACGGAATGGGAATGATGGTATGCGCGGGAATATTTTCAAAATTAAAAATATCAAAAAAATTCTATCCTAAATTATTGTATATCGAAGCATGTATGCAAGCTATAATAAGTTTTTTGTGCATATTTTTTATGAATTGGCAGATAGCTTTATTATATTCTTTTTTCTATGGAGCAAATGTAACAATATTTTTTGTATGCTTTCAATCGTTATTAGATTCTATTTCTAAAGATTTGCCAATAAGAATAAGCGTTGGATTATTTATATTTTCATGGACATTCGGATTAGCCATAGGTCCTATTATAAGCGGTTTAATATACGAATTAAATCCAAATATAGGATTTATTATAGTTATTTTAATGAGTATTTTAATGTTTATTCTTTTTTATATGTCGAGACATTTGCATTTGAAAAATAATAAACATAAATGGGAAGAAGCTTTTACAAGAGCGCCAAGATATAAAGTTTATATAGGTTGGCTTATTCTATTTGTAGGAGCGTCAGTTTTGCATACATTAAGATTTATGTTTATAGATTATGGCATAAAAGAAATAGGACTTTCTAAAGAATTGGCAAGTTTTCTTTCTGGAAGTTTGGCGGGATTTATGGCTATAGGTTCTTTAATTAGCGCTTTTTATATAAAATTTTTAGAGAGAAAAAGAGTATTTATAATAATTGGATTATTAACTCCTATCGCTTTAAGCATTATTTTAATAACAAATAATTCTTATTTATTATTAATGTCGTTTTTATTTTTAGGACTCGTAAGCGGTTTTGGTTATTTTTTCGGTTTATATTACGCTTTGGCGGACCAGGAAAATTCAACTTCAAATGTAGTGGTAAACGAAGCGTTAACAGGAATAGCGGCTTTAATAATGCCTTTTATATTCGGATATATAGCGTCAAATTTATCTTACTTTATGGCATTTTTATTTATGATGATAATATCTTTAATATGTTATACAATAGCAATATATACAATGTGGCAAAAGAAAAGAACGGCTATGCTTAAAGAGAAGTTTAATAATCTTGTAAATAGAATAGACGATAATTACAGAAATAAATAA
- the nifU gene encoding Fe-S cluster assembly protein NifU, with product MWEYTDKVKDHFINPRNVGEIENPDAEAMTGSIVCGDALKLTLKIDKATEKITDAKFQTFGCASAIASSSILTEMIKGKTLEEAKNITNRDIAKELGGLPEEKMHCSVMGMETLEKAINNYRGITTEDDEHDEGAIVCKCFGVTDTKIKRAIRENNLNTVEEITFYTKAGGGCGACKVKLEDILNEELAERERLAANAPLTTVQKVKKIEEALETVINPMLKMDGGSCKLVDVDGNKVIISFKGACSSCFASKNTLKGFVEPKIKEIVNKDLEVVEA from the coding sequence ATGTGGGAATACACAGATAAGGTTAAAGACCATTTTATAAATCCCAGAAATGTGGGAGAGATTGAAAATCCAGACGCCGAAGCTATGACAGGAAGTATAGTTTGCGGAGACGCTTTAAAATTAACTTTAAAGATAGACAAAGCGACTGAAAAAATAACGGATGCAAAATTTCAAACTTTCGGTTGCGCATCGGCTATAGCGAGCAGCAGCATTCTTACCGAAATGATAAAAGGCAAAACTCTTGAAGAAGCTAAAAATATTACAAATAGAGATATAGCCAAAGAATTGGGAGGATTACCCGAAGAAAAAATGCACTGTTCGGTAATGGGAATGGAAACTTTGGAGAAAGCGATAAATAATTATCGAGGAATAACAACAGAAGATGACGAGCATGACGAAGGCGCTATAGTTTGCAAATGTTTCGGAGTAACCGACACAAAAATAAAAAGAGCGATAAGAGAAAATAACTTAAACACTGTAGAAGAGATAACTTTTTATACGAAAGCGGGCGGAGGATGCGGCGCTTGTAAAGTAAAATTGGAAGACATATTAAACGAAGAGCTTGCCGAAAGAGAAAGACTTGCGGCAAACGCTCCTCTTACGACTGTTCAGAAAGTGAAAAAAATCGAAGAGGCTTTAGAAACCGTTATTAATCCTATGCTTAAAATGGATGGCGGAAGTTGTAAACTTGTAGATGTTGACGGAAATAAAGTTATAATTTCTTTTAAGGGCGCTTGTTCTTCATGTTTCGCTTCTAAAAATACTTTAAAGGGTTTTGTCGAGCCTAAAATTAAAGAGATTGTAAATAAAGATTTGGAAGTTGTGGAAGCTTAA